In the Acomys russatus chromosome 11, mAcoRus1.1, whole genome shotgun sequence genome, one interval contains:
- the Ehmt2 gene encoding histone-lysine N-methyltransferase EHMT2 isoform X3: MAAAAGAAAAAAAEGEAPTEMGALLLEKEPRGAGDRVHGSLGDTSHSEETLPKANPDSVEPAGPSSPASVTVTVGDEGADTPVGTTPLLGDEPESPEGDAGRILLGHATKSFPSSPSKGGACPSRAKMSMTGAGKSPPSVQSLAMRLLSMPGAQGAAAAGPEPAAATAAGQEGQPKVHRARKTMSKPGSGQPLIPEKRPPEVQHFRMSEDMPVPGKVTPDVAKRRKLNSGGLSEDLGSAGGSGDVILEKGEPRPLEEWETVVGEDFSLYYDSYSVDERVDSDSKSEVEALAEQLSEEEEEEEEEEEEEEEEEEEEEEEEDEESGNQSDRSGSSGRRKAKKKWRKDSPWVKPSRKRRKREPPRAKEPRGVNGVGSSGPSEYMEVPLGSLELPSEGTLSPNHAGVSNDTSSLETERGFEDLPLCSCRMEAPKIDRISERAGHKCMATESVDGELLGCNAAILKRETMRPSSRVALMVLCEVHRARMVKHHCCPGCGHFCTAGSFLECHPDFRVAHRFHKACVSQLNGMVFCPHCGEDASEAQEVTIPRGDVGTPPAGTATPAPPPLAQDAPGRADTSQPSARMRGHGEPRRPPCDPLADTIDSSGPSVTLPNGGCLSAVGLPPGPGREALEKALVIQESESRPSPPPSPGRRKKLRFHPRQLYLSVKQGELQKVILMLLDNLDPNFQSDQQSKRTPLHAAAQKGSVEICHVLLQAGANINAVDKQQRTPLMEAVVSNHLDVARYMVQLGGCVYSKEEDGSTCLHHAAKIGNLEMVSLLLSTGQVDVNAQDSGGWTPIIWAAEHKHIDVIRMLLTRGADVTLTDNEENICLHWASFTGSAAIAEVLLNAQCDLHAVNYHGDTPLHIAARESYHDCVLLFLSRGANPELRNKEGDTAWDLTPERSDVWFALQLNRKLRLGVGNRAVRTEKIICRDVARGYENVPIPCVNGVDGEPCPEDYKYISENCETSTMNIDRNITHLQHCTCVDDCSSSNCLCGQLSIRCWYDKDGRLLQEFNKIEPPLIFECNQACSCWRSCKNRVVQSGIKVRLQLYRTAKMGWGVRALQTIPQGTFICEYVGELISDAEADVREDDSYLFDLDNKDGEVYCIDARYYGNISRFINHLCDPNIIPVRVFMLHQDLRFPRIAFFSSRDIRTGEELGFDYGDRFWDIKSKYFTCQCGSEKCKHSAEAIALEQSRLARLDPHPEMLPELSSLPPINT, translated from the exons atggcggcggcggcgggagctGCTGCGGCGGCGGCCGCCGAG GGGGAGGCCCCCACGGAGATGGGGGCGCtgctgctggagaaggagcccagaGGAGCCGGCGACAGAG TGCATGGCTCTTTGGGGGACACCTCTCATAGCGAGGAGACCCTCCCCAAGGCCAACCCCGACTCCGTGGAGCCTGCCGGCCCCTCCTCTCCGgcctctgtcactgtcactgtcggCGATGAGGGGGCTGACACCCCTGTGGGGACCACACCACTGCTCGGGGATGAGCCTGAGAGCCCGGAGGGCGACGCGGGCCGGATCCTGCTGG GCCATGCCACAAAGTCATTCCCCTCTTCCCCCAGCAAGGGGGGTGCCTGTCCCAGTCGGGCCAAAATGTCAATGACAGGGGCAGGAAAGTCGCCACCCTCGGTGCAGAGTCTGGCCATGAGGCTGTTGAGCATGCCTGGGGCCCAGGGAGCTGCAGCTGCTGGGCCCGAACCCGCTGCGGCAACAGCTGCCGGCCAGGAAGGGCAGCCCAAAGTGCACCGAGCCCGGAAAACCATGTCCAAACCAGGCAGTGGACAG CCTCTAATCCCTGAGAAGCGGCCCCCTGAAGTACAGCATTTCCGTATGAGTGAAGACATGCCCGTGCCAGGGAAGGTGACCCCAG ATGTGGCGAAGAGGAGGAAGCTGAACTCTGGTGGCCTG TCAGAGGACTTGGGCTCGGCCGGGGGCTCGGGAGATGTGATCCTGGAGAAAGGAGAGCCCAGGCCGCTGGAGGAGTGGGAGACGGTGGTGGGCGAGGACTTCAGCCTGTACTATGACTCCTACTCCGTGGATGAGCGAGTGGACTCCGACAGCAAG TCTGAAGTTGAGGCTCTCGCTGAACAACTgagtgaagaagaggaggaggaagaggaggaagaagaggaggaggaagaggaggaggaggaggaggaagaggaggaagatgaggagtcaGGCAATCAGTCAGACAGG AGTGGCTCTAGTGGCCGGCGCAAGGCCAAGAAGAAGTGGCGGAAAGACAGCCCGTGGGTGAAGCCATCAAGGAAGCGGCGGAAACGAGAGCCTCCGAGGGCCAAGGAGCCAAGAG gAGTGAATGGTGTGGGCTCCTCAGGGCCCAGTGAGTACATGGAGGTCCCTCTGGGGTCCCTGGAGCTGCCCAGCGAGGGGACCCTGTCCCCCAACCACGCTG GGGTATCCAATGACACATCTTCGCTGGAAACAGAGCGCGGCTTTGAGGATCTGCCCCTCTGCAGCTGCCGCATGGAGGCACCCAAGATTGACCGCATCAGTGAGCGAGCAGGACACAAGTGCATGGCCACCGAGAGTGTGGACGGAGAG CTCCTGGGCTGCAATGCTGCCATCCTCAAGCGGGAGACCATGCGGCCGTCTAGCCGTGTGGCACTCATGGTGCTCTGTGAGGTCCACCGTGCCCGCATGGTCAAGCACCATTGCTGCCCGGGCTGTGGCCACTTCTGCACGGCG ggtTCCTTCCTGGAGTGCCACCCCGACTTCCGTGTAGCCCACCGCTTCCACAAGGCCTGTGTGTCCCAGCTCAATGGGATGGTCTTCTGCCCCCACTGTGGAGAGGACGCTTCAGAGGCCCAGGAGGTGACCATTCCCCGGGGCGATGTGGGAACCCCCCCGGCTGGCACTGCAACTCCTGCCCCGCCACCGCTGGCACAGGACGCCCCGGGGCGGGCAGACACCTCCCAGCCCAG CGCCCGGATGCGAGGGCATGGAGAGCCCCGGCGCCCGCCTTGTGATCCCCTGGCGGACACTATCGACAGTTCAGGGCCTTCGGTGACCCTGCCTAATGGGGGCTGCCTCTCAGCTGTGGGTCTGCCCCCAGGGCCCGGCCGGGAAGCCCTGGAAAAGGCCTTGGTCATCCAGGAGTCAGAAAG CCGGCCTTCGCCCCCGCCCTCCCCTGGCAGGCGGAAGAAGCTGCGTTTCCACCCGCGGCAGCTGTACCTGTCGGTGAAGCAGGGAGAACTACAGAAGGTGATCCTTATGCTGT TAGACAACCTGGACCCCAACTTCCAGAGTGACCAGCAGAGCAAGCGCACACCCCTGCATGCAGCCGCGCAGAAGGGCTCAGTGGAGATCTGTCATGTGCTGCTGCAG GCAGGAGCCAACATCAACGCTGTCGACAAGCAACAGCGCACGCCACTGATGGAGGCTGTGGTGAGCAACCACCTGGACGTGGCACGCTACATGGTGCAGCTGGGCGGCTGTGTCTACAGCAAG GAAGAGGATggctccacctgcctccatcACGCTGCCAAAATTGGGAACCTGGAGATGGTCAGCCTGCTGCTGAGCACTGGGCAGGTGGACGTCAACGCGCAG gacaGTGGGGGCTGGACGCCCATCATCTGGGCAGCCGAGCACAAGCACATTGATGTGATCCGTATGCTGCTGACCCGGGGTGCCGATGTCACACTCACCGACAAT GAGGAAAACATCTGCCTGCACTGGGCCTCCTTCACCGGCAGTGCCGCCATTGCTGAGGTCCTGCTCAATGCTCAGTGTGACCTCCACGCTGTGAACTACCACGGGGACACCCCGCTGCACATAGCTGCCAGGGAGAGCTACCATGACTGTGTTCT GTTGTTTCTGTCTCGGGGCGCCAACCCTGAGCTTCGGAACAAAGAAGGGGACACAGCATGGGATCTGACCCCAGAGCGCTCTGATGTGTGGTTCGCACTGCAGCTCAATCGCAAGCTCAGGCTTGGGGTGGGGAACCGCGCTGTCCGCACCGAGAAGATCATCTGCCG GGATGTAGCCCGAGGCTACGAGAACGTGCCCATCCCTTGCGTCAACGGTGTGGACGGGGAGCCGTGCCCCGAGGACTACAAGTACATCTCTGAGAACTGCGAGACCTCCACCATGAACATTGACAGGAACATCACCCATCTGCAG CACTGCACGTGCGTGGACGACTGCTCCAGCTCCAACTGCCTGTGTGGTCAGCTCAGCATCCGCTGCTGGTATGACAAG GACGGGCGGCTGCTCCAGGAGTTTAACAAGATCGAACCCCCCCTGATCTTTGAGTGTAACCAGGCATGCTCCTGCTGGAGAAGCTGCAAGAACCGTGTGGTGCAGAGCGGCATCAA GGTGCGGCTACAGCTCTACCGTACGGCCAAGATGGGCTGGGGGGTCCGCGCCCTGCAGACCATCCCCCAGGGCACGTTTATCTGCGA GTACGTTGGAGAGCTGATCTCTGACGCCGAAGCTGACGTAAGAGAAGATGACTCTTACCTCTTCGATTTAGACAACAAG GACGGAGAGGTTTACTGCATCGATGCCCGTTACTATGGCAACATCAGCCGCTTCATCAACCACCTGTGCGACCCCAACATCATCCCCGTCCGTGTCTTCATGTTGCACCAAGACCTGCGCTTTCCCCGAATCGCATTCTTCAGTTCCAGGGACATCCGGactggggaggagctggg GTTTGACTATGGTGACCGATTCTGGGATATCAAAAGCAAGTATTTCACCTGCCAGTGTGGCTCCGAAAAGTGCAAGCACTCGGCCGAGGCCATCGCCCTGGAGCAGAGCCGCCTGGCCCGCCTGGACCCCCACCCTGAGATGCTGCCTGAGCTCAGCTCCCTGCCGCCCATCAACACATGA
- the Ehmt2 gene encoding histone-lysine N-methyltransferase EHMT2 isoform X2 produces MLRGCNGAGGPEPNSQQTGGPAPGADEGTRGWEVGGVGAEARVQPPAAPAWAVGAQAPGARARGARGRPPGWGAAGVAGVGGRGPRGLGDKGGAARAAGRRGRGRGAEAPPPPLLAAPEMRGLPRGRGLMRARGRGRAAPTGGRGRGRGGAHRGRGRPRSLLSLPRAQASWAPQLPAGLTGPAVPCLPSQGEAPTEMGALLLEKEPRGAGDRVHGSLGDTSHSEETLPKANPDSVEPAGPSSPASVTVTVGDEGADTPVGTTPLLGDEPESPEGDAGRILLGHATKSFPSSPSKGGACPSRAKMSMTGAGKSPPSVQSLAMRLLSMPGAQGAAAAGPEPAAATAAGQEGQPKVHRARKTMSKPGSGQPLIPEKRPPEVQHFRMSEDMPVPGKVTPDVAKRRKLNSGGLSEDLGSAGGSGDVILEKGEPRPLEEWETVVGEDFSLYYDSYSVDERVDSDSKSEVEALAEQLSEEEEEEEEEEEEEEEEEEEEEEEEDEESGNQSDRSGSSGRRKAKKKWRKDSPWVKPSRKRRKREPPRAKEPRGVSNDTSSLETERGFEDLPLCSCRMEAPKIDRISERAGHKCMATESVDGELLGCNAAILKRETMRPSSRVALMVLCEVHRARMVKHHCCPGCGHFCTAGSFLECHPDFRVAHRFHKACVSQLNGMVFCPHCGEDASEAQEVTIPRGDVGTPPAGTATPAPPPLAQDAPGRADTSQPSARMRGHGEPRRPPCDPLADTIDSSGPSVTLPNGGCLSAVGLPPGPGREALEKALVIQESESRPSPPPSPGRRKKLRFHPRQLYLSVKQGELQKVILMLLDNLDPNFQSDQQSKRTPLHAAAQKGSVEICHVLLQAGANINAVDKQQRTPLMEAVVSNHLDVARYMVQLGGCVYSKEEDGSTCLHHAAKIGNLEMVSLLLSTGQVDVNAQDSGGWTPIIWAAEHKHIDVIRMLLTRGADVTLTDNEENICLHWASFTGSAAIAEVLLNAQCDLHAVNYHGDTPLHIAARESYHDCVLLFLSRGANPELRNKEGDTAWDLTPERSDVWFALQLNRKLRLGVGNRAVRTEKIICRDVARGYENVPIPCVNGVDGEPCPEDYKYISENCETSTMNIDRNITHLQHCTCVDDCSSSNCLCGQLSIRCWYDKDGRLLQEFNKIEPPLIFECNQACSCWRSCKNRVVQSGIKVRLQLYRTAKMGWGVRALQTIPQGTFICEYVGELISDAEADVREDDSYLFDLDNKDGEVYCIDARYYGNISRFINHLCDPNIIPVRVFMLHQDLRFPRIAFFSSRDIRTGEELGFDYGDRFWDIKSKYFTCQCGSEKCKHSAEAIALEQSRLARLDPHPEMLPELSSLPPINT; encoded by the exons ATGCTCCGGGGGTGCAACGGGGCCGGGGGGCCCGAGCCGAACTCGCAGCAGACCGGGGGGCCAGCACCGGGGGCGGATGAGGGGAccagggggtgggaggtggggggagtgggCGCCGAGGCGCGCGTGCAGCCGCCCGCCGCCCCTGCGTGGGCGGTGGGTGCCCAGGCCCCGGGAGCACGCGCGAGGGGCGCGAGGGGCCGTCCGCCGGGCTGGGGCGCAGCGGGCGTTGCAGGGGTTGGTGGCCGGGGTCCCCGCGGCCTGGGGGACAAAGGGGGAGCGGCGCGTGCGGccgggaggagggggcggggccggggcgcggaggccccgccccctcccctgctcGCGGCCCCAGAGATGCGGGGTCTGCCgagagggagggggctgatgCGGGCCCGGGGGCGTGGGCGTGCGGCCCCCACGGGCGGCCGCGGTCGCGGCAGGGGGGGCGCCCACCGAGGACGAGGTAGGCCCCGAAGCCTGCTCTCGCTGCCCAGGGCCCAGGCGTCCTGGGCGCCCCAGCTGCCTGCGGGGCTAACCGGCCCGGCGGTCCCTTGTCTCCCCTCCCAGGGGGAGGCCCCCACGGAGATGGGGGCGCtgctgctggagaaggagcccagaGGAGCCGGCGACAGAG TGCATGGCTCTTTGGGGGACACCTCTCATAGCGAGGAGACCCTCCCCAAGGCCAACCCCGACTCCGTGGAGCCTGCCGGCCCCTCCTCTCCGgcctctgtcactgtcactgtcggCGATGAGGGGGCTGACACCCCTGTGGGGACCACACCACTGCTCGGGGATGAGCCTGAGAGCCCGGAGGGCGACGCGGGCCGGATCCTGCTGG GCCATGCCACAAAGTCATTCCCCTCTTCCCCCAGCAAGGGGGGTGCCTGTCCCAGTCGGGCCAAAATGTCAATGACAGGGGCAGGAAAGTCGCCACCCTCGGTGCAGAGTCTGGCCATGAGGCTGTTGAGCATGCCTGGGGCCCAGGGAGCTGCAGCTGCTGGGCCCGAACCCGCTGCGGCAACAGCTGCCGGCCAGGAAGGGCAGCCCAAAGTGCACCGAGCCCGGAAAACCATGTCCAAACCAGGCAGTGGACAG CCTCTAATCCCTGAGAAGCGGCCCCCTGAAGTACAGCATTTCCGTATGAGTGAAGACATGCCCGTGCCAGGGAAGGTGACCCCAG ATGTGGCGAAGAGGAGGAAGCTGAACTCTGGTGGCCTG TCAGAGGACTTGGGCTCGGCCGGGGGCTCGGGAGATGTGATCCTGGAGAAAGGAGAGCCCAGGCCGCTGGAGGAGTGGGAGACGGTGGTGGGCGAGGACTTCAGCCTGTACTATGACTCCTACTCCGTGGATGAGCGAGTGGACTCCGACAGCAAG TCTGAAGTTGAGGCTCTCGCTGAACAACTgagtgaagaagaggaggaggaagaggaggaagaagaggaggaggaagaggaggaggaggaggaggaagaggaggaagatgaggagtcaGGCAATCAGTCAGACAGG AGTGGCTCTAGTGGCCGGCGCAAGGCCAAGAAGAAGTGGCGGAAAGACAGCCCGTGGGTGAAGCCATCAAGGAAGCGGCGGAAACGAGAGCCTCCGAGGGCCAAGGAGCCAAGAG GGGTATCCAATGACACATCTTCGCTGGAAACAGAGCGCGGCTTTGAGGATCTGCCCCTCTGCAGCTGCCGCATGGAGGCACCCAAGATTGACCGCATCAGTGAGCGAGCAGGACACAAGTGCATGGCCACCGAGAGTGTGGACGGAGAG CTCCTGGGCTGCAATGCTGCCATCCTCAAGCGGGAGACCATGCGGCCGTCTAGCCGTGTGGCACTCATGGTGCTCTGTGAGGTCCACCGTGCCCGCATGGTCAAGCACCATTGCTGCCCGGGCTGTGGCCACTTCTGCACGGCG ggtTCCTTCCTGGAGTGCCACCCCGACTTCCGTGTAGCCCACCGCTTCCACAAGGCCTGTGTGTCCCAGCTCAATGGGATGGTCTTCTGCCCCCACTGTGGAGAGGACGCTTCAGAGGCCCAGGAGGTGACCATTCCCCGGGGCGATGTGGGAACCCCCCCGGCTGGCACTGCAACTCCTGCCCCGCCACCGCTGGCACAGGACGCCCCGGGGCGGGCAGACACCTCCCAGCCCAG CGCCCGGATGCGAGGGCATGGAGAGCCCCGGCGCCCGCCTTGTGATCCCCTGGCGGACACTATCGACAGTTCAGGGCCTTCGGTGACCCTGCCTAATGGGGGCTGCCTCTCAGCTGTGGGTCTGCCCCCAGGGCCCGGCCGGGAAGCCCTGGAAAAGGCCTTGGTCATCCAGGAGTCAGAAAG CCGGCCTTCGCCCCCGCCCTCCCCTGGCAGGCGGAAGAAGCTGCGTTTCCACCCGCGGCAGCTGTACCTGTCGGTGAAGCAGGGAGAACTACAGAAGGTGATCCTTATGCTGT TAGACAACCTGGACCCCAACTTCCAGAGTGACCAGCAGAGCAAGCGCACACCCCTGCATGCAGCCGCGCAGAAGGGCTCAGTGGAGATCTGTCATGTGCTGCTGCAG GCAGGAGCCAACATCAACGCTGTCGACAAGCAACAGCGCACGCCACTGATGGAGGCTGTGGTGAGCAACCACCTGGACGTGGCACGCTACATGGTGCAGCTGGGCGGCTGTGTCTACAGCAAG GAAGAGGATggctccacctgcctccatcACGCTGCCAAAATTGGGAACCTGGAGATGGTCAGCCTGCTGCTGAGCACTGGGCAGGTGGACGTCAACGCGCAG gacaGTGGGGGCTGGACGCCCATCATCTGGGCAGCCGAGCACAAGCACATTGATGTGATCCGTATGCTGCTGACCCGGGGTGCCGATGTCACACTCACCGACAAT GAGGAAAACATCTGCCTGCACTGGGCCTCCTTCACCGGCAGTGCCGCCATTGCTGAGGTCCTGCTCAATGCTCAGTGTGACCTCCACGCTGTGAACTACCACGGGGACACCCCGCTGCACATAGCTGCCAGGGAGAGCTACCATGACTGTGTTCT GTTGTTTCTGTCTCGGGGCGCCAACCCTGAGCTTCGGAACAAAGAAGGGGACACAGCATGGGATCTGACCCCAGAGCGCTCTGATGTGTGGTTCGCACTGCAGCTCAATCGCAAGCTCAGGCTTGGGGTGGGGAACCGCGCTGTCCGCACCGAGAAGATCATCTGCCG GGATGTAGCCCGAGGCTACGAGAACGTGCCCATCCCTTGCGTCAACGGTGTGGACGGGGAGCCGTGCCCCGAGGACTACAAGTACATCTCTGAGAACTGCGAGACCTCCACCATGAACATTGACAGGAACATCACCCATCTGCAG CACTGCACGTGCGTGGACGACTGCTCCAGCTCCAACTGCCTGTGTGGTCAGCTCAGCATCCGCTGCTGGTATGACAAG GACGGGCGGCTGCTCCAGGAGTTTAACAAGATCGAACCCCCCCTGATCTTTGAGTGTAACCAGGCATGCTCCTGCTGGAGAAGCTGCAAGAACCGTGTGGTGCAGAGCGGCATCAA GGTGCGGCTACAGCTCTACCGTACGGCCAAGATGGGCTGGGGGGTCCGCGCCCTGCAGACCATCCCCCAGGGCACGTTTATCTGCGA GTACGTTGGAGAGCTGATCTCTGACGCCGAAGCTGACGTAAGAGAAGATGACTCTTACCTCTTCGATTTAGACAACAAG GACGGAGAGGTTTACTGCATCGATGCCCGTTACTATGGCAACATCAGCCGCTTCATCAACCACCTGTGCGACCCCAACATCATCCCCGTCCGTGTCTTCATGTTGCACCAAGACCTGCGCTTTCCCCGAATCGCATTCTTCAGTTCCAGGGACATCCGGactggggaggagctggg GTTTGACTATGGTGACCGATTCTGGGATATCAAAAGCAAGTATTTCACCTGCCAGTGTGGCTCCGAAAAGTGCAAGCACTCGGCCGAGGCCATCGCCCTGGAGCAGAGCCGCCTGGCCCGCCTGGACCCCCACCCTGAGATGCTGCCTGAGCTCAGCTCCCTGCCGCCCATCAACACATGA